Proteins from a single region of Verrucomicrobiota bacterium:
- a CDS encoding TlpA family protein disulfide reductase, which translates to MKSLLSAVAALSLVLVQADESAKNTDVKSAVPPLKVGQPAPEFRIKDTTGKEINLAELSAKGPVLVRLTCGCLGCDQELPYFQALHKAYKAQGLVSLAVFKEADAKVEAYVKEKKLDMLYAVDSQGASWEVWRTKTMPSNFLIGKGGKIAAISVGCDPSGLTAERLSEKAALLTGSQTADVKSRPGPSAPGLTAPKK; encoded by the coding sequence ATGAAATCCCTCCTCAGCGCCGTCGCCGCCCTGTCACTGGTCCTCGTCCAGGCCGATGAGTCTGCGAAGAATACGGATGTGAAATCCGCCGTGCCACCGCTCAAGGTCGGCCAGCCCGCGCCCGAGTTCCGCATCAAGGACACGACCGGCAAGGAGATTAACCTTGCTGAGCTCAGCGCCAAGGGACCGGTCCTTGTCCGCCTGACCTGCGGTTGCCTGGGCTGCGACCAGGAGCTGCCGTACTTCCAGGCGTTGCACAAAGCCTACAAGGCCCAGGGGCTCGTCAGCCTGGCTGTGTTCAAGGAGGCGGATGCCAAGGTCGAAGCCTACGTGAAGGAAAAGAAACTCGACATGCTCTACGCCGTCGACAGCCAGGGCGCGAGCTGGGAGGTATGGCGCACCAAAACCATGCCGAGCAATTTCCTCATCGGGAAAGGCGGCAAGATCGCGGCGATCTCCGTCGGTTGCGACCCCAGCGGCCTGACCGCCGAGCGCCTTTCCGAGAAGGCCGCTCTCCTCACCGGCTCCCAAACGGCGGACGTGAAGTCGAGGCCAGGCCCGAGCGCGCCCGGCCTAACCGCGCCAAAGAAGTGA
- a CDS encoding DUF1552 domain-containing protein — translation MALPWLESIPTWGSVPVKDGTPGPFPKRFAALFMGNGINPKHWWAKGAGAEMELSKSLEPMAPLKTKLNVINGLFNKHATGVGIHPGQTGNILSGASLQKGAVLRGGISMDQMLANRLGQETVQPSMVLGCEQPITGYHETNFSMAYSSHISWQNAMSPVPMEVYPSLAFDSLFENRGHRRTQSTLDRVKEQAASLSRKVSSNDKAKLDEYLTSVREVETRIERMRATKETANEKAKDRGPSVFTMKRPDNGLPEDIREHMRLMGDIIALAFQTDKTRVATLLLCRDLSGLFYPFLDVRTAHHPASHDDQSEAYERISRYYCSQLAYLAGRLDSIREGDGTLLDHSCLLWISNMWSGTKHDNSKVPVLLAGGLGGTIETGRVLDYSNQGDDHRKLCSLYLSLMDRMDVKLDRFGDAETRLAGL, via the coding sequence ATGGCGTTGCCCTGGCTGGAATCGATTCCGACTTGGGGTTCTGTGCCGGTGAAGGATGGAACGCCAGGGCCATTCCCCAAACGCTTCGCCGCCCTGTTCATGGGCAACGGCATCAACCCGAAACATTGGTGGGCGAAGGGGGCGGGCGCGGAAATGGAGTTGAGCAAAAGCCTGGAACCGATGGCGCCGCTGAAGACGAAGCTGAACGTCATCAACGGCCTGTTCAATAAGCACGCCACCGGCGTGGGCATTCATCCGGGGCAGACGGGCAACATTCTGTCCGGCGCGTCACTGCAAAAGGGCGCTGTGCTTCGGGGTGGCATCAGCATGGATCAAATGCTGGCCAATCGCCTCGGCCAGGAGACGGTCCAGCCCAGCATGGTCCTGGGATGCGAGCAGCCGATCACCGGTTACCACGAGACGAATTTTTCGATGGCCTACAGCTCGCACATCTCGTGGCAGAACGCGATGTCACCCGTGCCGATGGAAGTGTATCCTTCGCTGGCGTTCGACAGCCTTTTCGAGAATCGCGGCCATCGCCGGACGCAAAGCACTCTCGACCGCGTGAAGGAACAGGCCGCGAGCTTGAGCCGGAAGGTCAGTTCCAACGACAAAGCCAAGCTGGACGAGTATTTGACCAGCGTGCGCGAGGTCGAAACGCGCATTGAGCGGATGCGGGCCACGAAGGAAACCGCGAATGAAAAGGCCAAAGACCGCGGCCCCTCGGTGTTCACGATGAAGCGGCCCGATAACGGCCTTCCCGAAGACATCCGCGAGCACATGCGCTTGATGGGCGACATCATCGCGCTCGCCTTCCAGACCGACAAGACGCGGGTCGCGACGTTGTTGCTCTGCCGCGACCTCTCCGGCCTGTTCTATCCGTTCCTCGATGTGCGGACGGCGCATCACCCCGCTTCTCACGACGACCAATCCGAGGCTTACGAGCGCATCTCGCGTTACTACTGCAGCCAGCTCGCGTACCTGGCTGGCCGGCTCGATTCGATCCGCGAAGGCGATGGCACTTTGCTCGATCACTCCTGTTTGCTCTGGATTTCAAACATGTGGTCCGGCACCAAACACGACAACTCGAAGGTGCCCGTCCTTCTGGCCGGCGGGTTAGGCGGCACAATCGAAACGGGGCGTGTCCTGGACTACTCGAATCAAGGCGACGACCACCGCAAGCTTTGCAGCCTGTATCTCTCGCTCATGGACCGCATGGATGTGAAACTGGACCGTTTCGGCGACGCGGAGACGCGCCTGGCCGGTCTTTGA
- a CDS encoding DUF1592 domain-containing protein, with translation MSPHFLYRVDLAEAGGDSKLGKDGWASQAPPSASPEGRFASRNADHSVPDQAPTRPHTASVDRPSRDEIRDTVERVPAGFTKAHPLSDYALASRLSYFLWSSMPDAELLARAAAGELRHSKVLAAQARRMLRDARIRGFATEFGGNWLDFRRFEEHNAVDRERFPAFDNELRRAMFEEPVQFFVNLIREDRSVLEFLYGDYTFVNALLARHYGMPVSAAAPGEWVRVDGASRYARGGLLPMSVFLTKNSPGLRTSPVKRGYWVVRRLLGEYIPPPPVTVPELPADEAKLGDLSLREMLARHREDKSCASCHEHFDSFGLVFEGYGPIGERRAKDLGGRSVDTRATFPNGSEGSGLDGLRSYLRAHRQADFLDNLCRKLLAYALGRTVMLSDDNLIHQMHTGLAANNYRFSALVEKIVASPQFLNKRLAGEGETTDGRRASSPQ, from the coding sequence ATGTCGCCGCACTTTCTCTACCGCGTCGATCTGGCTGAGGCAGGTGGTGATTCCAAACTTGGTAAGGACGGATGGGCTTCCCAAGCCCCGCCATCAGCTTCCCCAGAAGGGAGGTTCGCTTCGCGAAACGCGGACCACTCCGTCCCTGATCAAGCCCCGACGCGGCCACACACCGCCAGCGTGGACCGTCCTTCCAGGGATGAAATCAGAGACACGGTGGAACGCGTCCCTGCCGGATTCACGAAGGCGCATCCGTTATCGGACTACGCCCTGGCCAGCCGCCTGAGTTACTTCCTCTGGTCCAGCATGCCGGACGCCGAGTTGCTGGCCCGCGCGGCGGCGGGTGAATTGCGTCATTCGAAAGTTCTCGCGGCTCAGGCCCGGCGGATGCTGCGGGATGCTCGCATCCGGGGATTCGCCACGGAGTTCGGCGGCAACTGGCTCGACTTCCGCCGTTTTGAAGAACACAACGCCGTGGATCGCGAGCGCTTCCCAGCCTTCGACAACGAATTGCGCCGGGCGATGTTCGAGGAGCCGGTTCAATTCTTCGTCAACCTCATCCGCGAAGACCGCTCCGTCTTGGAATTCCTCTACGGCGACTACACGTTCGTGAACGCACTTCTCGCCCGGCATTACGGCATGCCGGTATCTGCGGCTGCGCCGGGCGAGTGGGTGCGCGTTGATGGCGCAAGCCGATACGCCCGCGGCGGCCTGCTGCCGATGTCGGTCTTTCTGACGAAGAATTCGCCCGGCCTGCGCACCAGCCCGGTCAAGCGCGGCTATTGGGTCGTGCGCCGTTTGCTCGGCGAATACATTCCACCGCCGCCGGTGACCGTTCCGGAACTGCCTGCTGACGAGGCAAAACTGGGAGACCTTTCTCTGCGCGAAATGCTGGCCCGGCACCGCGAAGATAAAAGTTGCGCGAGCTGCCACGAACATTTCGATTCGTTCGGGTTGGTCTTCGAAGGCTATGGACCGATTGGCGAGCGGCGGGCAAAAGACCTGGGCGGCCGGTCCGTGGACACGCGCGCGACATTTCCCAACGGAAGCGAAGGAAGCGGTCTCGATGGTTTGCGAAGTTATCTGCGGGCGCACCGGCAAGCGGACTTCCTGGACAACCTTTGCCGCAAGCTGCTAGCGTATGCGCTGGGCCGCACCGTGATGCTTTCGGACGACAACCTCATTCACCAGATGCACACTGGGCTCGCCGCGAACAACTACCGGTTCAGCGCGCTTGTCGAGAAGATCGTCGCCAGCCCGCAATTCTTGAACAAGCGACTGGCGGGTGAAGGAGAAACCACAGATGGACGCAGGGCGTCGTCGCCGCAATGA